One part of the Phoenix dactylifera cultivar Barhee BC4 chromosome 4, palm_55x_up_171113_PBpolish2nd_filt_p, whole genome shotgun sequence genome encodes these proteins:
- the LOC103706844 gene encoding peroxiredoxin-2C-like has translation MAPIAVGDSLPDGTLGWFDENDQLQQVSIHGVCAGKKIVLVGVPGAFTPTCSMQHVPGFIQSAEELKSKGVNEIFVISVNDPFVMKAWAKTYAENKYVKFLADGSGAYTHALGLELDLSGKGLGTRSRRYAIFADDLKVKVANIEEGGAFTISGADEILKAL, from the exons atGGCTCCGATCGCAGTGGGGGATTCGCTTCCGGACGGGACGTTGGGATGGTTCGATGAGAACGATCAGCTGCAGCAGGTGTCGATCCACGGCGTCTGCGCCGGCAAGAAGATCGTCCTTGTCGGCGTCCCCGGCGCCTTCACCCCCACCTGCAG CATGCAACATGTGCCGGGCTTCATCCAGAGTGCCGAGGAGCTCAAATCAAAGGGCGTCAATGAGATCTTTGTTATTAgtg TCAATGATCCCTTTGTCATGAAGGCATGGGCAAAGACATATGCTGAGAACAAGTACGTAAAATTCCTGGCTGATGGGTCTGGAGCTTACACCCATGCTCTTGGCCTTGAGCTTGATCTCTCAGGGAAAGGGCTTGGTACCCGCTCGCGGAGGTATGCTATCTTTGCTGATGACCTGAAGGTCAAGGTTGCTAACATCGAGGAGGGTGGAGCCTTCACCATATCAGGAGCTGATGAGATTCTCAAGGCACTCTAA
- the LOC120110455 gene encoding uncharacterized protein LOC120110455 — translation MANASDPVPPEKFNGNNFKRWRQKIEIFLTTLGLFSIIFDSPPNEEENEPARTCNLEEFKKKDYLCRGRILSYLTDSLFDVYCTFKTSKEIWDDLNKKYGIQDAGMDKYAASQFLSYKMVDTKPVVDQAHELTVICHELGLRGMGITESLQVACTIDKLPPSWKDFGLSLKHKIEDMTMKTLLSAIRIQEQHLEKDNEQLMNPELLTKVNFVEGQNKTHKFKNSKFEKGGPRNKRKPMKPKHHINKNDRKPICYNCGKLGHMA, via the coding sequence ATGGCCAATGCAAGTGACCCGGTTCCTCCTGAAAAATTTAATGGAAATAACTTTAAGCGTTGGAGACAGAAGATAGAAATCTTCTTAACCACACTTGGGTTATTTTCCATAATCTTTGACTCTCCTCCAAATGAGGAAGAGAATGAACCAGCTAGAACTTGTAATTTGGAGgaatttaagaagaaagactacctgtgtaggggaaggattctgtcctatcttactgattccctttttgatgtctactgcacttttaaaacctccaaggagatttgggatgatCTTAATAAGAAATATGGTATCCAAGATGCCGGAATGGACAAGTATGCTGCTAGTCAATTCCTGTCTTATAAGATGGTTGACACCAAGCCCGTAGTTGACCAAGCCCATGAGTTAACAGTGATTTGTCATGAATTAGGCTTAAGGGGAATGGGTATAACTGAGAGCCTTCAAGTTGCTTGTACCATTGACAAACTTCCACCTTCTTGGAAAGACTTTGGATTATCCCTGAAACATAAAATCGAGGATATGACAATGAAAACTCTATTGTCTGCCATTAGGATCCAAGAACAACACCTTGAGAAAGATAATGAGCAACTCATGAATCCCGAGCTTCTAACCAAGGTGAACTTTGTAGAAGGCCAGAATAAGACCCATAAGTTCAAgaactccaaatttgaaaagggtggacctagaaacaaaagaaaacctaTGAAGCCAAAACACCATATCAATAAGAATGATCGGAAGCCGATTTGCTACAATTGTGGGAAACTCGGTCATATGGCTTGA